The Rhodanobacteraceae bacterium region CCGCAGGTACCGCGGCGCCCATCACCAGCACACCGAGATCGCGAAAATTGAATTCCTCGCCCAGATCGAAATAGGCATCGCCGACATTGCGACCGCCGACCAGGGCGACCTGACCGTCGGCAATCCAGGCCTTGTTGTGCATACGCCGATTCGGGCGCATGCCGGTGAACACCATTTCGGCGATATTGCCCGGCACCGAGTCACGGCTGCGCAGTGGATTGAAGTTGCGGATTTCCAGATTCGGGTGCGAGTCAATGATCGCCATGCTGGCGTCCAGATGACGCACGAAGGCATCGTCGACCAACAGGCGCACGCGCACGCCGCGGTCTGCCGCGCGCAGCAGCTCGCTGGTCAGCAACTGGCCGCTGTCATCATCGCTCCAGGCGAAGTACATCAGGTCCAGACTGCTGACCGTGGCGTCGGTGGTGCGCATGCGCATCAGCAGCTCGGCCGAGTTAGATCGCAACAATCGATAGCTGGATTGTTCCGGCGTCATTTGCAGGTCGGCGACCCGATCGAACAGCGGCCCGACGGTGGTCCGCGGCAGCGCCAGCTCCAGCAGCTGGGGTTCGCGCCGCTGGAATGCGGCACAAGCGCCGAGCAGCAACGCAGCACAGGCCAGTAGCAGGCGCGCCGATCGGGAACAGGTGTGCATGTTTGATTTTTCCAAGGCGCCGGGCGGACTGCAGTTGCGCCGCGCCGGCTGGTCAGCCGGGATCAATATCAGAAGCCCGGGCGTCGATCTGTCCGCCAGCGCACCGAGCCCCGCACAAGCTGGCAGACGTCAGCGTGTCCTTGCCCGCAACGCAGACCAGGTGACCTGCGGTGAAGCCGGTCTCAGCTGGGCGGGTCTTTCTGTCGGGTGGCGCCGACGGCGGCGAGGATGGATGCACCCACCGCGATGATGGCGCCGACCACGATCCAGTGTGTCGGTATGGCGGCGAGTACGGCACCGTAGATGAGGCCACTGATCAGGATCAGGGCACCCACAAGATAGATTCCGAAAGACATTGCACGCTCCTCGATTGAGCCCGCAGTGTGTGCGGATGGCGGCTAAAGCTCGGTGCGATGGCGCACCCAGACAGCACAACGGCGCGATCCGGAGATCGCGCCGCGGCTTGAATCCAGGGACCGCCTGCGAGTGACCGCTGGCAGAACCGCCCTGGCCATGCCGTATCAGCTGGAGTGCTTGAGCTCAGCTGACACGACACTCTTGACGCCGCGCACATTGCCGGCCAGTTCGATGGCCAGTGCCTGCTCGGCGCCGCTGTCCACGGTACCGCGCAGGGTGACCACACCGCCGGCGGTGCTGACCTGGATGTCCGAGCCGTCGACGTTGGTCGAGTAGCCAAAGGTCGATTTCACCTTCATCGTGATCCAGGCGTCGGCGACGTCCTGCATGGCGCTGGTGTCGGTGTTCGGCTTGTTGCTGGCCTCGACGACCAGCTGGTTGTCAACCGAGCGCACGCCTTGGGTATTGCGGGCCAGGCTGCCGGCAGCGTTCCTGGCCGCCACGGTTTCTGCCGTGCCCTTGAGCTTGACCCGACCCCAGGTGGTGTCGACGTCGGTAGTCAGGCCGCTGGCGTGCTTGCTCCACAGCAGCTTGTTCTTGATCGCTGCGGTGATGCTGGCGTCGTCGACCACATCGCCGAAACTGCGCTCTGCGCTGCGCGCTGGCTGGTCGTAATCGGCCTGGACCACAATCTGGTTATCCACGTCCTTGATGCCGTTGACGCCGAGCGCGATCTGCTGGGCCAGATCCTTGTTGACGTCCTCTGCGACCTTGCCGGTCAGCGTGGCGTGGCCGTTGTCCACGGTCACCCCGAGGTCCATCGCCCGCAGATAGGGACTGAGGGCGTAGCTGGTCGAGATCTGCGATTCCTGGCGGGCGTTGGTCAGGTCCTGGGCAGCGTCGGCAAAGACCGGGCTGGTGAACGAGATCAGGACGACAGAGATTGCCGCGGCTAGAGTCAGGGTACGAAGTTTCTGATACATGGTGATGCTCCAATGGTGTGCTTGGGGAAGAGTGGAACGGCGGCAGCCCGACTCGATGTCGGTCCGCAGCCGGTGTGTGCGTTGAAGTCAACGATCAGGGACTGCTCTTGCGCGGCGGCTGACTCATCAGCCCGTCGTCGCCGGCGGCAGCGCGCAGTGGTTCAGCGCGGCCACCGAGGCCGGGCACCAGCGTGATCGGCATACGGCTCTCCGGCTCGTGAGCCACGCGATCGACCGATGACGGCCCGGCCGGGCTGGTCGCGCCCTGGCCATGGCGGGCGAAGACCGAGGTGTACTGGTTGACGCCGGCGCGCGGGATCCGGCCGATGCGGGTGCTACTGTCGTTGTTCATGGTGGCTGCCTGGGGATCTCGCCGAGTCAGCGAGCAGATCACACCGTAGGCGCATGGACGCGCCTGGTCGGTGCGCTGGGACACGCTGGTAGCGGGGAACGGGGCACGGGACAGGGTGGAACGGGGGCGAGCACTGGTAGGTCCAGACTTGTCTGGACGCTCTTCCCAAGGGCAGAAGCGTCCAGACGAGTCTGGACCTACAGAAGCCAACGCCAAGCCGGGCGTAGCGCGGCTCCGGCGCGCGCGGATCGTGGGCTTGCCGGATCAGCAGATCGCGCCGGCGGCCGCGAGGAAGCCTGCCGGGCGGCCGCGGCTCGCTCCGGGCCAGATTCAGCTGTCCCTGGTCACCGGACTAGGCAGCGTGTCCTGACGGTACTGCACATCGGACAGCAATCGGTGCAGTTCCTTGCGCACCACGAAGTAGCACTCGCAGGCGCGGGTTTCCAGGCCGGCGCGATCGATCACCGTGATATGCCCGCGGCGGTAGCGGATGTAGCCCAGTTCCTGAAGATGGCCGGCGGCTTCGGTGATGCCCTCGCGGCGCACGCCGAGCATGCTGCCGAGCAGCTCCTGGGTCATCACCAACTCCGCCGAAGCCGAACGGTCCAGCGTCAGCAACAGCCAGCGGCTGAGCTGCTGTTCCACCAGATGGTGGCGGTTGCAGGCGGCGGTCTGGGCGATCTGGGTGATCAGCGCCTGGGTATAGCGCAGCAACAGCCGCTGCAGCACATCGTAGCGATTGAACTCTTCCTTGAGCGAACGCGCGTCCAGGCGGTAGGCATGGCCGGCGGTCTGGACCACGGCAGAACTGGGCGTACTGTCGCCGCCCATGAACAGGGAAATGCCGACGATGCCCTCGTTGCCCACCCCAGCAGCCTCGGCCGACGCACCAGTGGCCATCACGTAGTGCAGGGACACGATCGAGGTCGTCGGGAAGTACGCGTGCTGCATCTGACTGCCGGGCTCGTAGAGCATCTTGCCCAGCGGCAGAAACACCAGTTCCAGTCTTCCTGCGAGGCGCTCGAACTCGGCGGTCGGCAGGGCCGCCAGCAGATGGTTCTGGTTGGGGCTGTGGTCGACGCTCATCGGGCTACCGTCTGCAGGTCGCCGGTGGTGATCTCGACGCCAATGCCGCGGTAACCCACGTATCTGCAATCGGCGTTGAACATCGGCTCACCACTGACTCGATACTGCTGGCGCGTACCATCCGGGCGCACCCGGCTGAAGACGAAATCCAGAAAGGGCTGGCGCGCCGCGATGGCCGCTCGCAGCAGATCACGTTGCGCCTCGTCCCAGCCTTCTGATGCAGGCATCGCGGTCGCGGCTTCCTGATCGGCATTCAGCCCCAGCAACTCCAGTGCCGGGCCGTAGATCCGGGTGAACCTGCCGCCGTCATCTTGCTCCCAGTACCAGTCGGATGCCAGCTCGGTCAGGCTGCGATAGCGGGCTTCGCTCTGGCGCAGCTCGGCGGTACGTTCGGCTACCACCTGTTCCAGATGTCGATTGTTCTGCTCGATCTTCCGGTACAACAAGCGCACCTCCAACATGTTGCGTATCCGAGTCCGGGCCTCGATCAGATCGAAAGGCTTGGCGATGAAGTCCTTGGCACCGGCCTGTAACGCCCGCAACTTGTGCCCGGGCTGCGCCGTGAACACGATCACCGGCAGATAGTCATTGTTCATGCCGGACTTCAGCGCGTCCATCACCGCAAAGCCATCCATCTCGGGCATCTGCAGATCAAGCAGTATCAGATCGAAATGCCGGGCCAGATGCAGCTGGCAGACCTGCGATGGATCCAGAGTGGAGCTCACCTCACTGTAGCCGCTGTCGGCCAGCAGCTGTTCCAGCAGTTCGACATTGGCCGGTTGATCATCAACGATCAGGATTCGGGCAGCGAGGATCTCGGCCGCTTCGATGATCTTCATTGCGCTGCGCCAGCGACATGGGGCGAGAGTTTCTTGGCCTGCAGCAATGCCAGATCCAGCGTTTCCATGAATTCAGTGACCTTGATCGGCTTGGTGAGATAGCGGAAGAATCCGGCAGCGAGGCCGCGCCGGATGTCGCTGGGCATGGCACTGGCGCTGAGGGCGATCACCGGGATGTGCGTGGTCAGCGGGTCCTCGATCAGCATCTGCAGCGCCCTGATGCCGCTGATGCCGGGCAGATTGATGTCCATCAGGATGACATCGGGGTGGGCACCGCGCGCCAGTTCGATGCCGCGGGTGCCATCGCGCGCAGTCAGCAGACAAATGTCGGGGCGGCGCTCGATCAGGTCTTCGACCAGCATCAGATTGGCCGGATTGTCTTCCACATACAGCAGGGTGTTGATGCGCCCTTCGCCGGAAGGACGCACCAGCAGCGGACCATCCGCTGGCGCGGCGCAGGGCTGAACCCCCTCGGAGACGTCCAGCTCCACCCAGAAGGTGCTGCCGGCAGCTTCGACGGAGTCGACGCCGATGCGGCCGCCCATCAGTTCCACCAGGCGTTTGGTCATCACCAGACCGATGCCGGTGCCCTCCTCGACACTGGCTTCCTGCCCCAGGCGATTGAAGGGCTGGAACAGCTGCGTCTGCTGCCTGGCGGACAGCCCCGGGCCGCTGTCGCGCACACTGATGCGCACCCGACCTTCGCCGCCCATGACCCAGGAGACCACGACAAAGCCCTGGGCCTGATTGTATTTCACGGCATTGGACAGCAGATTGATCAGCACCTGCTTGATGCGCGTGCGATCGGCGATGACCGAGAAATCCTCATCCAGGTTCGCGAAGGTGACGCTGACGCCGCGCTTCTGCGCCTGCGCTTCGATCATGGCCTGGCATTCCAGCATGACCTCCGCCAGCGAGACCGGCTCCATCGACAAGGACAGCTTGCCGGACTCGACCAGCGACAGATCGAGAATCTCGTTGATCAACTCCAGCAGATACCAACCCGCTCGCAGGATCTGGTCCACACTGCGTCGCTGTCCTGGCGTGGGTTCGGGCGTACCGGACTCGATCAGCTGGGCAAACCCAAGGATGGCGCTGAGTGGCGTGCGCAGTTCATGGCTCATGCCTGACAGAAAATCAGACTTGGCCTGATTGGCGGCTTCGGCGGCGGCCATGGCCTGCTTGAGTTGTGACTCTGCTCTCTTGCGGGCTGAATTGTCGGTGCCGATCAGCAGATAGCCGATCAGTTCGCCGCTGTCATCGCGCAAGGCCGTGATCGATACGATGGCCGGAAAACGGCTCCGGTCCTTGCAGATGTAGGTCAGCTCGTAGATGTCTTCGATGCCGCGCGAGGCCTTGTAGGCCAGCGCCTGAAAGCCGGGCAGGATGCTCGTGCCCAACTCCTCGCTGAGCGCATCGGCTCGCGCCCGAACCTCGGCCGGGTCGTGCAGATCACTGGGCGTGCACCGATTGACCACCTCATTGGCGCGATAGCCGAGCATGCGTTCGGCACCGACATTGAACAGCTGGATGATGCCGCGCTCGTCGGTGGCGATGATCGAAAAGCTGGGACTGGTCAGAATGGCCTGCTGCAGCGCGCCGGCCTTCATCAATGCTTGCTGTCGTTGGGAGGTACTGGCCCGGTGAGGCACGGAGATTCCACGCTGGGGTCTGAATCCCGACGCTGACACCCTGACGCTGAATGGTCTGTGCGCCAGCACGCTTTCGCCTGGGTGCGCTGGCGCACAGATTCAGTCGATGCGAGGCTGCAAGCTGGGCGCCAGTCCACGAAACTAGGAACAACCATGAGAACTCAACTCTCGACATTCACCGTCGCGGCGCTGCTGGCGCTTTCGGCAGTTGCTTTCGTCAGCCCTGCGGATGCCGGCCATCGACATCCACAGGAGCGCCATGACCGTGATGGTCGCCGCGAGATCTGCCAGGAATGTGGCACCGTGCGCGACATCTCCAGAATCAGCAGCGGATCACGCCGAAGCAACACGGGCGCCATCGTCGTTGGTGCCCTGATCGGCGGCGCGCTCGGCAACCAGGTCGGCAAGGGTGATGGCCGCAAGGCCGCCACGGTCGCCGGCGCGGTCGCCGGTGGTGTGGTCGGCAACCAGGTGTCGCGCGACAAGCATCGCAAGACCATCTACCGCATCAGCGTGCGCATGGACAACGGTCGCGTCTACAGCTTCGACCAGGGCAGTTCCAACCACATGCGCCCGGGTTCGCGGGTGGTGGTACAGGGTGGTCGGGTTTACCCGGCAGATCAGCGCTAGCCCGCATTTCTCACACCTGCGCGAGCAGATGCTCCCAATCTTCTAGTGATAAAAGGGGATTCCGAGGCACGCACCAGTCACAGATGAACCGGCAGCCGCTTTGACCTAGGTCCAGATCGCTGCGTTGCTCCTCCTCGCAATGGAATCACCATTCCTCGTCGTCGCGCCTTGCGCTAGTCGCAAAGCAAGAGACAGGACTTAGGCCGAGGGTGCCGCGCTGCGGCCTAAGTCCCGCACCATTGCGAGGCATCTTTTTCCCCGGTGAAATGCCCATAAGACATGAACCTCCACCGTCATTCCCGCGAAAGCGGGAATCCAGTCCGATTCCCCTGGATTCCCGCTTTCGCGGGAATGACGACTTGTTCAGAGACTCCGTAATCGCCGTTAGTTTTCAAAATCAATCACTTACGATATCTGTTCATGGAAAGCGCAGCAAAGCAATCCAGACTTGCCGTTTCAAGAGCAATGGATTGCTTCGTCACTTCGTTCCTCGCAATGACGCATCAACAAATGCCTCCGAAATATCCAGAGGCCCGTTGTCTTGCCGCCGTCAATGCATGTTCAGCGAGCCACCGAACAAGCCCAGCAGGCCGATCACGATCAGGTAGATCGCGACGATGTAGTTCAGCAGGCGCGGCTGCACCAGGATCAGGATGCCAGCGACCAGTGCCAGCAATGGGGCAATGCTGATGTTGAGGTTCATGGTGATTCCATGGGGTGGTGGGTGGATCCCGATCACACACCCTGGGCGCCGGCCAGGTCGGTGCGTCAGCGCACCGATCCAGACGCCCGGCACTGTACGTCAACGTACAGACCCCAACTGTGCGGTCGGCGAGGATGCAAGGCCTAGCCACCGCAGGAACAAAGCCCATGACCAGTCGCGACCAATACGTCGAGAAGATGAAAGCGCAAATCGACAAGCTCAACCAGAGCATGACCGAGCTGGAAGTCAAGGCCAGGGAAGCCAGTGACGAGGCCCGCGTGAAATACGACGAGCAGATCAGCAAGATCCAGGATCAGTCGAAGGCGGCCATGGCCAAACTCGACGACATGACGGCTGCCGGCAGCGATACCTGGGATGCCATGGTGGCCGAGATGGAAAAGGTGCGCGATGCCTTCGTGCATTCCTTCAGCTACTTCAAGTCGCAGATCAAGTAGTCGAGAGAATTCCCACCCCGAGGCTTCCAAGGCTGGACGCGCGCATCGGGGCGGCTGTTTGGCCCCGTACTCCCGCCAGGACGACATCGGAACGGCTCAGAAGGGCTTGCCCGAAGGCAAGGGTGTCAGCTGGGTACCGGGCTTGGGTGTGTGCGTCACGGTCCAGTAGCTCAGGCCGGCAATCGCCAATAGCGCTGCGATCAGGATGACCAGCGCCGAGCGCCATGCCGCAAATCGCGCCGGTCTTGCCGCGGCTGACACAGCCGCGCTGCTGGCAGCGCTCTCTGCGCTCACGGCACGCCAGGCTTCGGCGATTGCCGTGTCCAGCGCCTTGAGGGGGCCCGTGCGCTGCGCCCCCGACGCCAGATCGATCAGAAAACGGTCCAGATCCAGGTCCAGCGTCACCGCCATGTGGCCGGGCTGCCGGTAACGACGCATCAGCAGCAGAAGCTGATGGTGATCCGGGAACTCAACCTTCACATCCCAGTCGCTGCCCATCAGATCGAGCAGGCACCGACCCGTTCGGGTATCGATCACGCGCGGCGAATCCACCCAGTGGGTGTTGGCCCATTCGCAGGCGAGCGTTTCCACCCGGATCGAACCGCAGGGCGACAGTTGCGTCGTCACTGGCGCCTGGGGATCGGGAGCGCTCCGCACCATCACTGCCGGCACCGCGCTGGCAGCGGCACCGGATGGAACCAGAGGCCCCGCTTCCTTGCGCAGCAGGCCTCGCACATACCAGCCAAGCGCAAATCCAGATCCCGACAGGATCAGCCACGGCAAGCCCCCGAAAACGGCGATGTACATGAAGCCGGTGAACGCCAGTTCCAGGGTGTTCGGCTGCGCCGGACGCGTCAGCAACTCCCACAGAATCATGATCAGCAGCACCGCCACCGGCGACAGCAACCACAACACCATGCCCAGCCACAGCCGCGCCCGCGGCAGAGCCAGCACCAGCAGCGCCGGCGTCAAGATCAGCACCGCCAGGCCCAACCAGCCATTGTTCATCCGCTGTCCTCGCGTTTCCCGGTCGCTCGCGCGAAGTCGCCTGCGCCGGGCATGCTCTGGACACGCAGAGAGGCGCGCCGATGGGACGCCCGATCAGAGTCAACCGGGCGACACCCGCGTGCGCTCGCGAAGGACACTCACTGCGGCCCCTCGGTGTGGATGCCGCGCACGAAATCGGCGTCACCCAAGCGGCGACAGGTGGGTAGCCCGGGCAAGCCGCAGTCGCACCCGGGACGGTGTGCTGGAAAGCGCCAGGTGCGCTCGCTTACCTGGGCTACTCCCTCTGCTGTATCGATCAGGCGCCGGCCATGGGGATCCCGTGGCTGTGCTTGATCGCGGACCGAAAGCCACTCACTGACCTTTTCCCGCAGCCCACTGCCGATAACGCGCCTCCAGCGCCAGATAGCGCGGCTGCTCACGGATCGAGTCCAGCCCCGGTGCGACCGAGAACCAGATCCAGGCATGCGGTCCGAAAACGGCAGCAATCTCTTCCAGATAGTCGAGCGCGCGCGCGGGATCGCCGGCGCGGGCGAAGGCGACGGCCAGCGAACGCTTGACGCCGCGCGAGCCCCAGACATCGCGTGGCGCGTTGCGCAGGTAGTCGGCCTCGGCGGCGCGCACGCCTTCGAGATCGCCCATCAGCCCCGGCAGGTCGCAAGGCTGATAGTAGGCATTGCCCAGCCAGCGCGAAGGATAGGGGTCGCTGCGCTCTGCCATGCGTGCCTGGATTTCGGCGAGCAGCTGATCCGCTTCAGCCTGTTGCCCCATCACCAGCAGGGACTCGGCCTTCGTCAGCGCGTAAGTCTCCGGAAAATCGCCCGGGCTGCGCTGGTCCTCGGGCCACAATGCCGGTGACAGCGCGTAGGCGATGCGTTCCGGATCGCGACTTTCCATGGCCACTTCGGCTGGCGCGGTCACGAAATTGGCCAGGGGCCCATCGATGGTCGCCCAGGCACCGTCGGTGTCGCCGCTCCAGCGGTGGATCCAGATTTCCCGAATCCGGCTGACATCGCCCAGATCTCTGGCCCGCTGCAGCCAGGCTTTGGCAGCTTGAACATCTCCGCGTGCCAACAGGGAATTCTCGATCAGCGAATTGATGACATCCAGCGCCTGCGGATCAATGGCCAGGGAACGTTCAAAGGCCGTTGTGGAGTCATCGAAGCGACCGTCGCGGCGGGCCACGTAGGCGCGATATTCCCAGGCCTCGGCATGTTCGGGCACGCGAGCCAGTATTTGCTGCAGTGTGCCCTCGGCTGCCGCGTAGTCGAGCTTGGCGTAATAGAACTCGATGGCCTGCGCCAGCAGTGTGTCGATCGAGTCTGGTGCCAGCCGTTGCGCTGCAATCACGCTCTCATGCGCATCCTCGCGCAAGGAACGCGGCCCGATCGCCAGCCAGAAGGTCACCAGTTGCACCTGCGCCTTGCGGGCATAGGCCTCGGCGAAGTCGGGATCAAGCGCAATGGCGCGATCGAACTCGGCGATCGCCTGTCTTGAGCGTTCCGCAGACAGCGCCGAGGCGCCTGACAACAGTTTGCCGCGCAAAAAGGCCTCGTAGGCTTGCAGGTTTTGCGTGGAGCCCGCCCGCAAGGCGCTGGATTCTTCCGGACTCAGGACCACCTGCAGCGCACTGGCCACCGCATGGGCAATATCGGCCTGGATGGCGAAGATGGTCTCGGTGGTGAGCTTGCGATCGTAGTTCTCGGCCCACAGATGAACATCGCTGACGCCATCGATCAGCTGCACGTTGACCCGCACATTGTCACCAGCGCGCTGTATGGCGCCTTCCAGTACCACCGCCGCGCCCAGTTCCGCGGCGATTTGCGGAATGGTCTTGGTGGTATCGGCGTAATGCATCATCGAGGTGCGCGAGATCACCTTCAGCGCGCCCAGTTTCGACAACTGGGTGAGCAGATCGTCGTGCACGCCTTCGGCAAAATAGGCGTCTTCAGCGCGCGCGCTGCGATTGCGGAAGGGCAGCACGGCTACCAGCTGGGTGCCGGATGTCGCGGCCACGGCCGGTTTGGCCGGATCCGCTGCCGTCGCCATGGCTGCCGTTGTTGTCTGATCGGTCTGTTCTGTCGGCGGTGCCGTGGTTGCCGTTGGCGGCCCAGCTGCGTTCTCGCGCGGCCAGTAGCGATCCGCGGCGACCACGGCAATTGCAGCCACCAGACCGACCAGAATCAGGCGATCCATACGCTGGGCAGTCTGCGGCGCAACCGATCGCGTGGGGTCAACGTCCGAATCGCGCTTGAGGCCATCCGGGGTCAGCTCGAACACCCAGCTGAACACCAGCGCCGGGAGGAAGCCAATGGCCAGCAACACCACCAGCGCCTGCAGCACCCAGTCTGGCGTGTGGAAGATCGGCAGCAGCGTCTCGGCGATCTGCACGACCAGCCAGGCTCCCACCAGATACAGCCCGGCCATGCGGAAGACGTTGCGGCGCTTGAGTTCGGCGAGCAGGCTCAAGGGGTGGATTCTCGATCAGCGCAGGGCGATTGGCGCGATCTTACCTTGCCGGTGCCATTTGTGAGTCCGCGCGCCTGCGCGGCCGCTGTTGATCCGAGGTCAGCACCAGTCAGAGCGGCGCTTGAATTCGTCGGTGAAGTTCGGTCGCTTCGCGGCTGCGACTTCGCGTCGCTCGATCATGGTTTGCCACCACCACAATCCAGGTGATCACCGTCAGGCGCGTTGACCCGCCGACAGCCGGGCGGATAGCCGCGCTGTTCCCAAAGCTCGATCAGTCCGTACATCCCGGCCACGGTCCAGAACCGCGGGTCTTCGCGCAGGTGGCGGGTCGACGGCAGCCACATCGCGCGCAGCATCCACCCGGCAAGGGCTACCTCAAGCGTGCTCGCGCGCGCTTGGAAAAACCAATCGAACACGCGCTCGCCCATGCCCAGGGGAATCAAATCTTCAGCTGGCCCTTGCACATTCCGCAGCGCCAGATAGTCAGCGGATTTTGCGGGGTCAGCCAGCGCAACCAGCCACGCGGATCGCTGCGCCTCGGTGAGGTCTGGCGAGGCAGGTTGTGACAGCAGCTGCGAGCGCGCCAGTTCCGCCGCCTGCTGGTGCAGCCCGCTGGCACCCAGCTCGACCAGCTGCACCCAAAAGCCTTGATTCCAGCCGTTGGCCGCGCCGGCACGCGCGCTGACCTCGCCCTGCGCGCTGCGACCCGCTGAGAAATAGGCCTGAGCCAGCACGCCGTTGTTGATGCC contains the following coding sequences:
- a CDS encoding BON domain-containing protein; amino-acid sequence: MYQKLRTLTLAAAISVVLISFTSPVFADAAQDLTNARQESQISTSYALSPYLRAMDLGVTVDNGHATLTGKVAEDVNKDLAQQIALGVNGIKDVDNQIVVQADYDQPARSAERSFGDVVDDASITAAIKNKLLWSKHASGLTTDVDTTWGRVKLKGTAETVAARNAAGSLARNTQGVRSVDNQLVVEASNKPNTDTSAMQDVADAWITMKVKSTFGYSTNVDGSDIQVSTAGGVVTLRGTVDSGAEQALAIELAGNVRGVKSVVSAELKHSS
- a CDS encoding Crp/Fnr family transcriptional regulator gives rise to the protein MSVDHSPNQNHLLAALPTAEFERLAGRLELVFLPLGKMLYEPGSQMQHAYFPTTSIVSLHYVMATGASAEAAGVGNEGIVGISLFMGGDSTPSSAVVQTAGHAYRLDARSLKEEFNRYDVLQRLLLRYTQALITQIAQTAACNRHHLVEQQLSRWLLLTLDRSASAELVMTQELLGSMLGVRREGITEAAGHLQELGYIRYRRGHITVIDRAGLETRACECYFVVRKELHRLLSDVQYRQDTLPSPVTRDS
- a CDS encoding response regulator; this translates as MKIIEAAEILAARILIVDDQPANVELLEQLLADSGYSEVSSTLDPSQVCQLHLARHFDLILLDLQMPEMDGFAVMDALKSGMNNDYLPVIVFTAQPGHKLRALQAGAKDFIAKPFDLIEARTRIRNMLEVRLLYRKIEQNNRHLEQVVAERTAELRQSEARYRSLTELASDWYWEQDDGGRFTRIYGPALELLGLNADQEAATAMPASEGWDEAQRDLLRAAIAARQPFLDFVFSRVRPDGTRQQYRVSGEPMFNADCRYVGYRGIGVEITTGDLQTVAR
- a CDS encoding response regulator; translated protein: MKAGALQQAILTSPSFSIIATDERGIIQLFNVGAERMLGYRANEVVNRCTPSDLHDPAEVRARADALSEELGTSILPGFQALAYKASRGIEDIYELTYICKDRSRFPAIVSITALRDDSGELIGYLLIGTDNSARKRAESQLKQAMAAAEAANQAKSDFLSGMSHELRTPLSAILGFAQLIESGTPEPTPGQRRSVDQILRAGWYLLELINEILDLSLVESGKLSLSMEPVSLAEVMLECQAMIEAQAQKRGVSVTFANLDEDFSVIADRTRIKQVLINLLSNAVKYNQAQGFVVVSWVMGGEGRVRISVRDSGPGLSARQQTQLFQPFNRLGQEASVEEGTGIGLVMTKRLVELMGGRIGVDSVEAAGSTFWVELDVSEGVQPCAAPADGPLLVRPSGEGRINTLLYVEDNPANLMLVEDLIERRPDICLLTARDGTRGIELARGAHPDVILMDINLPGISGIRALQMLIEDPLTTHIPVIALSASAMPSDIRRGLAAGFFRYLTKPIKVTEFMETLDLALLQAKKLSPHVAGAAQ
- a CDS encoding glycine zipper 2TM domain-containing protein produces the protein MRTQLSTFTVAALLALSAVAFVSPADAGHRHPQERHDRDGRREICQECGTVRDISRISSGSRRSNTGAIVVGALIGGALGNQVGKGDGRKAATVAGAVAGGVVGNQVSRDKHRKTIYRISVRMDNGRVYSFDQGSSNHMRPGSRVVVQGGRVYPADQR
- a CDS encoding DUF3096 domain-containing protein, producing MNLNISIAPLLALVAGILILVQPRLLNYIVAIYLIVIGLLGLFGGSLNMH
- a CDS encoding tetratricopeptide repeat protein, with protein sequence MSLLAELKRRNVFRMAGLYLVGAWLVVQIAETLLPIFHTPDWVLQALVVLLAIGFLPALVFSWVFELTPDGLKRDSDVDPTRSVAPQTAQRMDRLILVGLVAAIAVVAADRYWPRENAAGPPTATTAPPTEQTDQTTTAAMATAADPAKPAVAATSGTQLVAVLPFRNRSARAEDAYFAEGVHDDLLTQLSKLGALKVISRTSMMHYADTTKTIPQIAAELGAAVVLEGAIQRAGDNVRVNVQLIDGVSDVHLWAENYDRKLTTETIFAIQADIAHAVASALQVVLSPEESSALRAGSTQNLQAYEAFLRGKLLSGASALSAERSRQAIAEFDRAIALDPDFAEAYARKAQVQLVTFWLAIGPRSLREDAHESVIAAQRLAPDSIDTLLAQAIEFYYAKLDYAAAEGTLQQILARVPEHAEAWEYRAYVARRDGRFDDSTTAFERSLAIDPQALDVINSLIENSLLARGDVQAAKAWLQRARDLGDVSRIREIWIHRWSGDTDGAWATIDGPLANFVTAPAEVAMESRDPERIAYALSPALWPEDQRSPGDFPETYALTKAESLLVMGQQAEADQLLAEIQARMAERSDPYPSRWLGNAYYQPCDLPGLMGDLEGVRAAEADYLRNAPRDVWGSRGVKRSLAVAFARAGDPARALDYLEEIAAVFGPHAWIWFSVAPGLDSIREQPRYLALEARYRQWAAGKGQ